In a single window of the Gossypium hirsutum isolate 1008001.06 chromosome D02, Gossypium_hirsutum_v2.1, whole genome shotgun sequence genome:
- the LOC107908468 gene encoding high mobility group B protein 15 isoform X2 — translation MASTSFAKQTVVPMKEPSSNYNPYPPPLARYEDVAACPKLFLSTLEKLHATMGTKFMIPIIGGKELDLHKLFVEVTSRGGIEKIIKERRWKEVTAIFNFPSTATNASFVLRKYYLSLLHHYEQIYFFKARGWVPVSSDPFRSQSITQIHTQGAIRPAIDVHAAAVQQPRVNIADSPAARQSTTAGSPVIGVIDGKFESGYLVTVTIGSEKLKGVLYQASDDAAPEAPHCYGAFSSQSVTPLATSGVQRRRRRKKSEIKRRDPAHPKPNRSGYNFFFAEQHARLKPLHPGQDREISRMIGEQWNKLTESEKSVRAMLYSIIPLCSLFYDLFLNSYCLHGLLSYIQVYQEKALEDKERYRVEMEDYREKLRTGQVLGNALPLPQQLPGMDVGMAEADMKLDETEGGESPQTPENDSSSDGSDFEDDKTADKGLDIEESQFAGVVGDVDADISAEEAAELSKVDDNVGHNSQVEKFSI, via the exons ATGGCATCAACTTCTTTTGCAAAGCAGACTGTAGTACCTATGAAAGAACCATCATCTAATTACAATCCATATCCTCCACCTCTTGCAAGATATGAAGATGTTGCAGCTTGTCCAAAGCTTTTTCTCTCTACTTTGGAGAAGCTTCATGCTACTATGGGAACTAAGTTCAT GATACCCATCATTGGAGGAAAGGAGTTGGATTTGCACAAGCTTTTTGTCGAGGTAACATCTCGTGGTGGCATCGAGAAG ATTATAAAAGAGCGAAGATGGAAGGAAGTGACTGCGATTTTCAACTTCCCGTCAACTGCTACAAATGCATCTTTTGTGCTTCGGAAATACTATCTTTCCCTGCTTCATCACTATGAACAAATCTACTTCTTTAAAGCCCGTGGTTGGGTTCCTGTTTCTTCTG ATCCCTTCAGGAGCCAATCCATTACACAGATTCATACTCAAGGAGCCATACGGCCAGCCATTGATGTTCATGCAGCCGCCGTCCAGCAACCAAGAGTAAATATTGCCGATTCACCTGCAG CAAGGCAATCAACAACTGCAGGCTCTCCGGTGATTGGTGTCATTGACGGTAAATTTGAGAGTGGCTATCTTGTCACAGTCACTATTGGCTCAGAGAAGCTAAAAGGTGTCCTTTATCAGGCTTCAGATGATGCAGCACCCGAAGCGCCACACTGCTATGGTGCATTTTCCAGCCAGAGTGTGACTCCACTTGCTACATCAGGTGTCCAACGCAGAAGACGCCGGAAAAAATCCGAGATAAAACGGAGGGATCCTGCTCATCCAAAACCAAACAGGAGTggatataatttcttttttgcTGAGCAACATGCTAGATTGAAACCACTTCACCCTGGGCAAGACCGAGAAATCAGTAGAATGATTGGTGAACAATGGAACAAGTTAACCGAATCTGAAAAATCTGTAAGAGCTATGTTATATTCCATAATACCACTCTGTTCTCTCTTTTACGATCTGTTTCTTAACTCGTATTGTTTGCATGGTCTTTTATCCTACATTCAGGTTTATCAGGAAAAAGCTCTCGAAGATAAAGAACGATATCGAGTTGAGATGGAGGATTATAGGGAAAAATTAAGGACCGGCCAAGTTTTAGGCAATGCACTCCCCCTACCGCAACAACTTCCCGGGATGGATGTCGGAATGGCTGAAGCAGATATGAAGCTTGATGAAACTGAAGGTGGTGAGTCCCCTCAAACCCCGGAAAACGATAGCAGCTCTGATGGAAGTGATTTTGAAGATGATAAAACTGCAGATAAGGGTTTAGATATCGAAGAATCTCAATTTGCTGGTGTAGTGGGTGATGTTGATGCCGATATTTCAGCCGAGGAAGCGGCCGAGTTATCAAAGGTGGATGATAATGTTGGACATAATAGTCAGGTTGAGAAGTTCAGTatttga
- the LOC107908468 gene encoding high mobility group B protein 15 isoform X3: MASTSFAKQTVVPMKEPSSNYNPYPPPLARYEDVAACPKLFLSTLEKLHATMGTKFMIPIIGGKELDLHKLFVEVTSRGGIEKIIKERRWKEVTAIFNFPSTATNASFVLRKYYLSLLHHYEQIYFFKARGWVPVSSDPFRSQSITQIHTQGAIRPAIDVHAAAVQQPRVNIADSPAAARQSTTAGSPVIGVIDGKFESGYLVTVTIGSEKLKGVLYQASDDAAPEAPHCYGAFSSQSVTPLATSGVQRRRRRKKSEIKRRDPAHPKPNRSGYNFFFAEQHARLKPLHPGQDREISRMIGEQWNKLTESEKSVYQEKALEDKERYRVEMEDYREKLRTGQVLGNALPLPQQLPGMDVGMAEADMKLDETEGGESPQTPENDSSSDGSDFEDDKTADKGLDIEESQFAGVVGDVDADISAEEAAELSKVDDNVGHNSQVEKFSI; the protein is encoded by the exons ATGGCATCAACTTCTTTTGCAAAGCAGACTGTAGTACCTATGAAAGAACCATCATCTAATTACAATCCATATCCTCCACCTCTTGCAAGATATGAAGATGTTGCAGCTTGTCCAAAGCTTTTTCTCTCTACTTTGGAGAAGCTTCATGCTACTATGGGAACTAAGTTCAT GATACCCATCATTGGAGGAAAGGAGTTGGATTTGCACAAGCTTTTTGTCGAGGTAACATCTCGTGGTGGCATCGAGAAG ATTATAAAAGAGCGAAGATGGAAGGAAGTGACTGCGATTTTCAACTTCCCGTCAACTGCTACAAATGCATCTTTTGTGCTTCGGAAATACTATCTTTCCCTGCTTCATCACTATGAACAAATCTACTTCTTTAAAGCCCGTGGTTGGGTTCCTGTTTCTTCTG ATCCCTTCAGGAGCCAATCCATTACACAGATTCATACTCAAGGAGCCATACGGCCAGCCATTGATGTTCATGCAGCCGCCGTCCAGCAACCAAGAGTAAATATTGCCGATTCACCTGCAG CAGCAAGGCAATCAACAACTGCAGGCTCTCCGGTGATTGGTGTCATTGACGGTAAATTTGAGAGTGGCTATCTTGTCACAGTCACTATTGGCTCAGAGAAGCTAAAAGGTGTCCTTTATCAGGCTTCAGATGATGCAGCACCCGAAGCGCCACACTGCTATGGTGCATTTTCCAGCCAGAGTGTGACTCCACTTGCTACATCAGGTGTCCAACGCAGAAGACGCCGGAAAAAATCCGAGATAAAACGGAGGGATCCTGCTCATCCAAAACCAAACAGGAGTggatataatttcttttttgcTGAGCAACATGCTAGATTGAAACCACTTCACCCTGGGCAAGACCGAGAAATCAGTAGAATGATTGGTGAACAATGGAACAAGTTAACCGAATCTGAAAAATCT GTTTATCAGGAAAAAGCTCTCGAAGATAAAGAACGATATCGAGTTGAGATGGAGGATTATAGGGAAAAATTAAGGACCGGCCAAGTTTTAGGCAATGCACTCCCCCTACCGCAACAACTTCCCGGGATGGATGTCGGAATGGCTGAAGCAGATATGAAGCTTGATGAAACTGAAGGTGGTGAGTCCCCTCAAACCCCGGAAAACGATAGCAGCTCTGATGGAAGTGATTTTGAAGATGATAAAACTGCAGATAAGGGTTTAGATATCGAAGAATCTCAATTTGCTGGTGTAGTGGGTGATGTTGATGCCGATATTTCAGCCGAGGAAGCGGCCGAGTTATCAAAGGTGGATGATAATGTTGGACATAATAGTCAGGTTGAGAAGTTCAGTatttga
- the LOC107908468 gene encoding high mobility group B protein 15 isoform X1, with the protein MASTSFAKQTVVPMKEPSSNYNPYPPPLARYEDVAACPKLFLSTLEKLHATMGTKFMIPIIGGKELDLHKLFVEVTSRGGIEKIIKERRWKEVTAIFNFPSTATNASFVLRKYYLSLLHHYEQIYFFKARGWVPVSSDPFRSQSITQIHTQGAIRPAIDVHAAAVQQPRVNIADSPAAARQSTTAGSPVIGVIDGKFESGYLVTVTIGSEKLKGVLYQASDDAAPEAPHCYGAFSSQSVTPLATSGVQRRRRRKKSEIKRRDPAHPKPNRSGYNFFFAEQHARLKPLHPGQDREISRMIGEQWNKLTESEKSVRAMLYSIIPLCSLFYDLFLNSYCLHGLLSYIQVYQEKALEDKERYRVEMEDYREKLRTGQVLGNALPLPQQLPGMDVGMAEADMKLDETEGGESPQTPENDSSSDGSDFEDDKTADKGLDIEESQFAGVVGDVDADISAEEAAELSKVDDNVGHNSQVEKFSI; encoded by the exons ATGGCATCAACTTCTTTTGCAAAGCAGACTGTAGTACCTATGAAAGAACCATCATCTAATTACAATCCATATCCTCCACCTCTTGCAAGATATGAAGATGTTGCAGCTTGTCCAAAGCTTTTTCTCTCTACTTTGGAGAAGCTTCATGCTACTATGGGAACTAAGTTCAT GATACCCATCATTGGAGGAAAGGAGTTGGATTTGCACAAGCTTTTTGTCGAGGTAACATCTCGTGGTGGCATCGAGAAG ATTATAAAAGAGCGAAGATGGAAGGAAGTGACTGCGATTTTCAACTTCCCGTCAACTGCTACAAATGCATCTTTTGTGCTTCGGAAATACTATCTTTCCCTGCTTCATCACTATGAACAAATCTACTTCTTTAAAGCCCGTGGTTGGGTTCCTGTTTCTTCTG ATCCCTTCAGGAGCCAATCCATTACACAGATTCATACTCAAGGAGCCATACGGCCAGCCATTGATGTTCATGCAGCCGCCGTCCAGCAACCAAGAGTAAATATTGCCGATTCACCTGCAG CAGCAAGGCAATCAACAACTGCAGGCTCTCCGGTGATTGGTGTCATTGACGGTAAATTTGAGAGTGGCTATCTTGTCACAGTCACTATTGGCTCAGAGAAGCTAAAAGGTGTCCTTTATCAGGCTTCAGATGATGCAGCACCCGAAGCGCCACACTGCTATGGTGCATTTTCCAGCCAGAGTGTGACTCCACTTGCTACATCAGGTGTCCAACGCAGAAGACGCCGGAAAAAATCCGAGATAAAACGGAGGGATCCTGCTCATCCAAAACCAAACAGGAGTggatataatttcttttttgcTGAGCAACATGCTAGATTGAAACCACTTCACCCTGGGCAAGACCGAGAAATCAGTAGAATGATTGGTGAACAATGGAACAAGTTAACCGAATCTGAAAAATCTGTAAGAGCTATGTTATATTCCATAATACCACTCTGTTCTCTCTTTTACGATCTGTTTCTTAACTCGTATTGTTTGCATGGTCTTTTATCCTACATTCAGGTTTATCAGGAAAAAGCTCTCGAAGATAAAGAACGATATCGAGTTGAGATGGAGGATTATAGGGAAAAATTAAGGACCGGCCAAGTTTTAGGCAATGCACTCCCCCTACCGCAACAACTTCCCGGGATGGATGTCGGAATGGCTGAAGCAGATATGAAGCTTGATGAAACTGAAGGTGGTGAGTCCCCTCAAACCCCGGAAAACGATAGCAGCTCTGATGGAAGTGATTTTGAAGATGATAAAACTGCAGATAAGGGTTTAGATATCGAAGAATCTCAATTTGCTGGTGTAGTGGGTGATGTTGATGCCGATATTTCAGCCGAGGAAGCGGCCGAGTTATCAAAGGTGGATGATAATGTTGGACATAATAGTCAGGTTGAGAAGTTCAGTatttga